The following proteins are encoded in a genomic region of Comamonas resistens:
- the cobF gene encoding precorrin-6A synthase (deacetylating), giving the protein MLQLFLVGIGTGNADHITKEAENAIRSADLILLPHKEDNKAELAQVRLSLLQRLEVGDDRIAHFDMPVRRQQGSDYDRQVDEWHEAIAQRWQSCLQAHLPSGQGRIALLVWGDPALYDSTLRIASRLGLAQQQVTVIPGITSMQVLCSAHGIALNEIGSPFLVTTGRQLREAGWPPNINTLVVMLDGQCSYEQVTEPNVTIYWGAYLGMPQQILMHGALGDVKAAISAQRQRARAEHGWIMDIYLLRRG; this is encoded by the coding sequence ATGCTGCAGCTATTTCTTGTCGGCATCGGAACTGGCAATGCTGACCACATCACCAAAGAAGCAGAAAACGCTATCCGTAGTGCCGACCTGATCCTGCTTCCGCACAAGGAAGACAACAAGGCCGAGCTGGCGCAGGTTCGCCTTTCCCTGCTACAGAGGCTGGAGGTCGGCGATGACCGCATCGCCCACTTCGATATGCCGGTACGCAGGCAGCAGGGTTCGGACTACGACAGACAGGTCGATGAATGGCATGAAGCGATTGCCCAGCGCTGGCAGTCCTGCCTGCAGGCGCATCTGCCTTCAGGACAGGGCCGTATTGCACTGCTTGTTTGGGGTGACCCGGCCTTGTATGACAGCACGCTGCGCATTGCTTCACGCCTGGGGCTGGCGCAGCAGCAGGTGACAGTCATTCCCGGCATCACGTCAATGCAGGTGCTATGCAGCGCGCATGGCATCGCCCTCAATGAAATTGGCTCGCCATTCCTGGTAACCACAGGCCGCCAGCTGCGTGAAGCTGGCTGGCCTCCGAACATAAATACGCTGGTTGTCATGCTCGATGGCCAATGCTCTTATGAGCAGGTCACCGAGCCCAATGTCACCATTTATTGGGGCGCCTATCTGGGCATGCCTCAGCAGATCCTGATGCACGGTGCGCTGGGCGACGTAAAAGCAGCCATCAGCGCCCAACGTCAGAGAGCACGCGCAGAGCATGGATGGATCATGGACATTTACCTGCTGCGCAGAGGCTGA
- a CDS encoding porin: MKNSFIALAAALVCSGAAYAQSNVQLTGLADMYAGSVKMAGQDRKSVVGSGGMTTSWWGIKGTEDLGGGLKVDFNLTAFMRMDSGDYGRFPGDTFFSRDANIGLNGNFGRIGLGRDKAPNFLPTILTNPFGDSFTISPLVLHANTPTAAWGGARLTTPADTGWSNMLVYTTPNFGGLTANVYYQFGEQSTPGDKSKKNMGVNALYFNGPLSLTAFYERDQITNPGSGTVMPTKSDWMVGGSYNFNVVKLYATYGQAKVKDLNSKSKTYSLGLDIPVTGTPGTVKAAVARTKYEAATDATRTTATLGYDHFLSKRTDVYTALMYDRVSDANPKTGTSLIAGIRHRF, from the coding sequence ATGAAAAATTCGTTTATCGCACTCGCAGCCGCCTTGGTCTGTTCCGGTGCCGCATACGCACAAAGCAATGTCCAGCTGACCGGCCTGGCCGACATGTACGCCGGCTCCGTCAAGATGGCCGGCCAGGATCGCAAGTCGGTCGTGGGCTCCGGTGGCATGACCACCTCCTGGTGGGGCATCAAGGGTACAGAGGACCTTGGCGGTGGTTTGAAGGTCGATTTCAACCTCACTGCCTTCATGCGCATGGACAGCGGTGACTACGGCCGTTTCCCGGGTGACACCTTCTTCTCGCGCGATGCCAACATTGGCCTGAACGGCAACTTCGGCCGCATCGGCCTGGGCCGAGACAAGGCTCCCAACTTCCTGCCCACAATTCTGACCAACCCCTTTGGCGATTCGTTCACGATCTCGCCTCTGGTGCTGCATGCCAACACACCCACAGCCGCCTGGGGCGGTGCTCGCCTGACCACGCCCGCCGACACCGGCTGGAGCAATATGCTGGTCTACACAACGCCTAACTTCGGTGGCCTGACCGCCAACGTGTACTACCAGTTCGGCGAGCAGTCGACTCCTGGCGATAAGAGCAAGAAGAATATGGGCGTGAATGCCCTGTACTTCAATGGTCCCTTGAGCCTGACCGCCTTCTATGAACGTGACCAGATCACCAACCCCGGCAGCGGCACGGTCATGCCCACCAAGAGCGACTGGATGGTCGGCGGTAGCTACAACTTCAATGTGGTGAAGCTGTACGCAACCTATGGCCAGGCCAAGGTCAAGGATCTGAACAGCAAGAGCAAGACCTACTCGCTGGGTCTGGACATCCCCGTCACCGGCACGCCTGGTACCGTCAAGGCTGCCGTGGCCCGTACCAAGTACGAAGCGGCTACCGATGCCACTCGCACCACAGCAACGCTGGGCTATGACCACTTCCTGTCCAAGCGCACCGATGTGTATACCGCTCTGATGTACGACCGCGTGAGCGATGCCAACCCCAAGACAGGTACCAGCCTGATCGCTGGTATTCGTCACCGCTTCTAA
- a CDS encoding cobalamin biosynthesis protein, translating into MTTIYLGWGFKSDAGQDSFSSCWLQACQHQPQLKSWQGPVSFSVLHSKARTVAAIALESWADLTFPDLQWSCHAESDIQQIKTPSTSERLLQRFATGSVSEALALLAAHRSADALSNPLLLAKRIVSEDRRATLAIARGTQHSHILETGAFS; encoded by the coding sequence ATGACCACTATTTACCTTGGCTGGGGCTTCAAGTCGGATGCGGGACAAGACTCTTTCAGCAGTTGCTGGCTCCAGGCCTGCCAACATCAGCCCCAGCTGAAATCCTGGCAAGGCCCTGTATCGTTTTCTGTCCTGCACTCCAAGGCCAGGACAGTTGCAGCCATCGCCCTCGAAAGCTGGGCCGATCTGACTTTCCCGGACCTTCAGTGGTCATGCCATGCAGAGTCAGACATACAGCAGATCAAGACGCCCTCCACCTCCGAGCGTCTGCTGCAGCGTTTTGCCACGGGCAGCGTATCGGAAGCTCTGGCCTTGCTCGCCGCCCATCGAAGTGCCGACGCACTAAGCAACCCGCTGTTATTGGCAAAGCGCATCGTGTCTGAAGACAGACGCGCCACTCTTGCGATTGCCAGGGGCACGCAACACTCTCACATTTTGGAAACCGGAGCTTTTTCTTGA
- the cobI gene encoding precorrin-2 C(20)-methyltransferase, with the protein MNRGKIVCVGLGPGDPEMMSVKADRLLRNARHVAYFRKRGHPGKARQLVNGMLHAQVTEYPMEYPLTTEIPHDDPRYIAQLSDFYLDWQSRLTELAQDQEVVVLCEGDPFFYGSFMHLYVRLQQAGIAQVEVLAGIPGMVGCWHATGIPMTWGDDVMSVLPATLADAPLREHMARSDALVIMKVGRHLNRIRTLLTEQGKLDQAWLVINGTMSDQQVMPLCNAPERCPYFAIVIVHGQGRRPANDM; encoded by the coding sequence ATGAATCGCGGAAAAATCGTATGCGTGGGCCTTGGCCCTGGCGACCCAGAGATGATGAGCGTGAAAGCCGATCGACTGCTGCGCAATGCGCGCCACGTGGCTTACTTTCGCAAGCGTGGCCATCCGGGCAAGGCCAGACAATTGGTCAACGGCATGCTGCATGCACAGGTCACCGAATACCCGATGGAGTATCCGTTGACCACGGAGATCCCGCATGACGATCCTCGTTATATCGCCCAGCTCTCGGACTTCTATCTGGACTGGCAGTCCCGGCTGACAGAGCTGGCGCAGGACCAGGAAGTGGTTGTGCTCTGCGAGGGAGATCCGTTTTTTTACGGCTCTTTCATGCATCTTTACGTGCGCCTGCAGCAAGCGGGCATTGCCCAGGTCGAGGTATTGGCCGGCATTCCAGGCATGGTGGGCTGCTGGCACGCCACAGGCATCCCCATGACCTGGGGCGACGATGTCATGAGCGTGCTGCCCGCAACCTTGGCCGATGCACCGCTGCGCGAACATATGGCGCGCTCCGACGCGCTGGTCATCATGAAGGTGGGCCGTCACCTGAATCGCATTCGCACGCTGCTGACCGAACAAGGCAAGCTGGACCAGGCCTGGCTGGTCATCAACGGCACGATGAGCGACCAGCAAGTCATGCCGCTGTGCAACGCGCCCGAACGCTGCCCGTATTTCGCCATCGTGATCGTGCACGGCCAAGGTCGCCGCCCTGCCAATGACATGTGA
- a CDS encoding cobalt-precorrin-6A reductase: protein MTQVLLLGGTFDAYVLSTKLHESGIAAVYSYAGATQTRRTPALPMRVGGFGGVEGLLAYLRDKQVTHVIDATHPFAAQMSRNAIAACAAAGIPLLSMERPGWSPQVGDRWIRVPDMAAAAQALQPGDGRVFLAIGRKQLAAFAGKAEQHHFVLRVVDQTEEALPLPADRYELIVARGPFQIEDEIALLKRHAIDCIVSKNAGGADTYAKIAAARALHIPVIMVDRPQLPQRPQCQTPEQAMSWLKKSL, encoded by the coding sequence ATGACCCAAGTTCTCCTGTTAGGCGGCACTTTTGATGCCTATGTTCTGTCGACCAAACTGCATGAATCTGGCATTGCTGCGGTGTACTCCTATGCGGGAGCAACCCAGACGCGGCGCACGCCGGCATTGCCGATGAGGGTGGGTGGCTTTGGCGGCGTCGAGGGCTTGCTTGCCTATCTGCGAGACAAGCAGGTCACTCATGTGATCGATGCCACACACCCTTTTGCGGCGCAGATGAGCCGCAATGCCATTGCCGCCTGTGCGGCGGCGGGAATTCCTCTGCTGTCCATGGAGCGCCCTGGCTGGAGCCCGCAGGTCGGAGACCGCTGGATTCGGGTGCCGGACATGGCCGCCGCAGCCCAAGCTCTGCAGCCGGGTGATGGACGTGTCTTTCTGGCCATTGGCCGCAAGCAACTGGCCGCTTTTGCAGGCAAGGCTGAGCAGCATCATTTCGTGCTGAGGGTGGTGGATCAGACCGAAGAGGCTCTGCCCTTGCCTGCAGACCGCTATGAGCTGATCGTTGCGCGCGGGCCGTTTCAGATCGAGGACGAAATCGCATTGCTCAAGCGCCATGCCATTGATTGCATTGTCAGCAAGAATGCCGGCGGGGCCGATACCTATGCCAAGATTGCAGCCGCCAGGGCATTGCATATACCCGTCATCATGGTGGACAGGCCCCAGCTGCCGCAGCGGCCTCAATGCCAGACTCCCGAGCAGGCGATGAGCTGGCTGAAGAAGTCGCTCTGA
- a CDS encoding MlaD family protein, with protein MAEEQLIDDELLDLKPVAHLRAKAAALLALTLLLILGAAGYLLYARGVFEPTQRLVLTADDSEGVAVGMDMTFSGFPIGRVSKIELADDGSVRILVDVPEKDAHWLRQSSVFTLVKGIVGGTTIKAYSGMPGDAQLPADSVRPVLSGDATAELPQIINSAKEVLANVAAMTSSDSALGGSLAEVRKLAERMQGQGGALGVVLGSDEEARKVTQLLERTSSVVNRMDRMVARADSQVFDANGVMPQVKATVEQLNGLLADTRKSMAKVDAVLADLQVVGSNTREASTDLGALRAEVESNLLRLESVLNDLQRKWPFSHKPELKLP; from the coding sequence ATGGCCGAGGAGCAATTGATCGATGATGAATTGCTGGACCTCAAGCCGGTTGCGCATTTGCGTGCCAAGGCCGCGGCGCTGCTGGCGCTGACCTTGCTGCTGATTCTGGGGGCCGCAGGCTACTTGTTGTATGCGCGTGGCGTGTTCGAGCCCACGCAGCGTCTGGTGCTGACCGCCGATGACTCGGAGGGCGTGGCGGTAGGCATGGACATGACCTTCTCGGGCTTTCCCATAGGCCGCGTCAGCAAGATCGAGCTGGCCGACGATGGTTCGGTGCGCATTCTGGTGGATGTCCCTGAAAAAGATGCACATTGGCTGCGTCAGTCCAGCGTCTTCACGCTGGTCAAGGGCATTGTGGGCGGTACCACCATTAAGGCGTACTCAGGCATGCCTGGCGATGCGCAGCTGCCTGCGGACTCTGTGCGGCCCGTACTCAGTGGCGATGCCACGGCCGAGCTGCCGCAGATCATCAACTCGGCCAAGGAGGTGCTGGCCAATGTGGCGGCCATGACTTCCTCCGATTCGGCGCTGGGCGGATCTCTGGCCGAAGTGCGCAAGCTCGCCGAGCGCATGCAGGGGCAGGGCGGTGCTCTGGGTGTGGTGCTGGGCAGCGACGAGGAGGCTCGCAAGGTGACCCAACTGCTGGAGCGAACCAGCTCGGTGGTCAACCGCATGGACCGCATGGTGGCCCGGGCGGACAGCCAGGTTTTCGACGCGAATGGCGTGATGCCTCAGGTCAAGGCCACGGTAGAGCAGCTCAATGGGCTGCTTGCCGATACCCGCAAGAGCATGGCCAAAGTGGATGCCGTGCTGGCCGATCTGCAGGTGGTTGGCAGCAATACCCGCGAAGCATCGACTGACCTGGGGGCTTTGCGTGCCGAAGTGGAGAGCAATCTGCTGCGTCTGGAGTCGGTACTCAATGACCTGCAGCGCAAATGGCCGTTTTCCCATAAACCGGAGCTGAAGCTGCCATGA
- a CDS encoding DNA polymerase II yields the protein MSLSKHQGFILTRHWRDTPSGSEIEYWLATDSGPLKVLLTAQTSVAFVESRHRAAVQAQLSARSDVELRELELKSFQQEPVLGIYAKHFRQLGRLARALQPLGVSLLEADVRPHERYLMERFITAGVMLEGGRIENSTLVNCKLQPAPDFRPVLKVVSLDIETSQHQDLYSIALDGMAERVVFMLGEPPTEHMQPPGFQLIYCPTRQAMIEHLNEWFARNDPDVIIGWNVIQFDLHVLQKAADGCATPLLLGRERKPIAWRTHPGKQGYLFAPMPGRAVIDGIEALRAAVWSFPSFSLENVAQELLGEGKDIGSEYDKMAEIERRYQHDKPALAIYNIRDCELVLRIFEKAKLLQFAMERAHATGLQLDHFGGSIAAFSHHYLPRMHRMGYVAPNVGDVQGKSSPGGYVMDSKPGFYDSVVVLDYKSLYPSIIRTFLVDPVGLTEGLHAHGPARFIKGPRGTLFSREKHCLPEIVTTLWHARDEAKRARNEPLSQALKLVMNSFAGVLGASECRFFNPDLISAITLRGHEMVKLTREFVEKRGYEAIYGDTDSIFIWLKRTHTNEEAHAVAAELARDINAWWKQTLLEEQDLESFLEIEFDTHYKKFFMPTIRGSDVGSKKRYAGLSVDAAGNEAMIYRGLEMARSDWTPLARQFQEGLLSRVFQGAPYREFVIEYTYSTLSGKKDDLLIYRKRLRHRLDAYVTHVPPQVRAARIADEYNIRIKRPTQYQNGGWIQYVMTKSGPEPLEARQSPIDYEHYLAKQIQPIADSILHPLGEDFATLTSSQQTLF from the coding sequence GTGTCCCTCTCCAAACATCAAGGCTTCATCCTGACCCGTCATTGGCGGGACACGCCATCGGGATCCGAGATCGAGTACTGGCTGGCGACGGACTCCGGCCCTTTGAAGGTTCTGCTGACTGCGCAGACCTCTGTAGCTTTCGTCGAGAGTCGACACCGCGCAGCGGTACAGGCACAGCTTTCAGCTCGTTCAGATGTGGAGCTGCGCGAGTTGGAGCTGAAGAGCTTTCAACAAGAGCCTGTTCTGGGGATCTATGCCAAGCATTTTCGCCAGCTCGGACGACTGGCTCGCGCCCTTCAGCCGCTCGGCGTATCGCTTCTGGAAGCCGATGTCCGCCCCCACGAGCGCTATCTGATGGAACGCTTCATCACTGCTGGTGTGATGCTGGAAGGCGGACGAATTGAAAACTCAACGCTGGTGAACTGCAAGCTCCAGCCTGCACCCGATTTCAGACCGGTGCTGAAGGTCGTGTCATTGGACATCGAGACCAGCCAGCATCAGGATCTTTATTCCATTGCGCTGGATGGCATGGCGGAGCGCGTGGTGTTCATGCTGGGCGAACCACCCACAGAGCACATGCAGCCGCCCGGTTTTCAGCTGATCTACTGCCCAACCCGCCAAGCCATGATTGAGCACCTCAATGAGTGGTTTGCACGCAATGATCCTGACGTGATCATCGGCTGGAACGTCATCCAGTTTGACCTGCACGTTCTGCAAAAAGCTGCGGACGGCTGTGCAACCCCACTTCTGCTGGGCCGAGAGCGCAAACCCATCGCATGGCGAACGCATCCGGGCAAACAGGGCTACTTATTCGCACCCATGCCCGGCCGAGCGGTGATTGATGGCATCGAGGCCTTGAGGGCAGCCGTCTGGAGCTTCCCGTCTTTCAGCCTGGAGAACGTCGCTCAGGAACTCCTGGGCGAAGGCAAGGACATCGGGAGCGAATACGACAAGATGGCTGAAATCGAGCGACGCTATCAGCATGACAAGCCTGCCTTGGCCATCTACAACATCCGCGACTGCGAGCTGGTCCTACGCATCTTCGAAAAGGCAAAGTTGCTGCAGTTTGCGATGGAGCGTGCCCATGCAACAGGCTTGCAACTGGACCACTTTGGTGGCTCCATCGCCGCGTTCAGCCATCACTATCTGCCGCGCATGCACCGCATGGGGTATGTAGCCCCCAATGTCGGCGACGTTCAGGGGAAGTCATCCCCGGGTGGCTACGTCATGGATTCCAAACCAGGCTTTTATGACTCCGTAGTGGTGCTCGACTACAAAAGCCTCTATCCCTCGATCATTCGCACCTTTCTCGTGGATCCCGTGGGATTGACCGAAGGCCTGCATGCCCACGGTCCTGCGCGATTCATCAAGGGCCCCAGAGGCACGCTCTTCTCACGCGAGAAGCATTGCCTGCCAGAAATTGTGACCACTCTTTGGCATGCCCGTGACGAGGCCAAGCGAGCCAGAAACGAACCCTTGTCCCAAGCGCTCAAGCTGGTGATGAATTCATTCGCCGGGGTCTTGGGAGCATCGGAGTGCCGGTTCTTCAATCCCGATCTGATTTCAGCCATCACCTTGCGGGGTCATGAGATGGTGAAACTCACCCGGGAATTCGTGGAAAAGCGCGGGTACGAAGCCATCTACGGGGACACGGATTCCATTTTCATCTGGCTCAAGCGTACTCACACCAACGAAGAAGCCCATGCTGTGGCAGCGGAACTGGCCAGAGACATCAACGCCTGGTGGAAGCAAACCTTGCTGGAAGAGCAGGATCTGGAGAGCTTTCTCGAAATCGAGTTCGACACGCACTACAAGAAATTCTTCATGCCCACCATCCGAGGCTCGGACGTTGGCAGCAAGAAGCGCTATGCGGGGTTGAGTGTGGATGCTGCAGGCAATGAGGCCATGATTTACCGCGGTCTGGAGATGGCTCGAAGCGACTGGACGCCGCTGGCACGGCAGTTCCAGGAGGGCTTGCTCTCGCGCGTCTTCCAAGGTGCCCCCTATCGCGAGTTTGTTATCGAGTACACCTATTCGACACTGTCCGGCAAGAAGGATGATCTGCTCATCTACCGCAAACGCTTGCGGCATCGACTGGATGCCTATGTCACTCACGTGCCGCCCCAAGTACGGGCTGCTCGCATTGCCGATGAATACAACATCCGGATAAAAAGGCCTACGCAATATCAGAACGGCGGCTGGATCCAATATGTCATGACCAAGAGCGGGCCTGAGCCCCTGGAAGCTCGCCAATCCCCCATCGACTACGAGCACTATTTGGCGAAACAGATTCAGCCTATTGCCGACTCGATCCTGCACCCACTGGGAGAAGACTTCGCCACTCTGACGTCTTCTCAGCAGACGCTGTTTTAA
- the cobJ gene encoding precorrin-3B C(17)-methyltransferase — protein sequence MPNAITGQLCVVGLGPGHADLLTEQVKKSIAEATDAFGYFPYVERLSGLAHLRLHASDNREELDRARAALNVAAEGRKVLMLSSGDPGVFAMASAVFEVLEHASPDERQRWSALQIEVQPGITAMLAAAARLGAPLGHDFCTINLSDNLKPAAVIERRIRLAAQADFAMAFYNPCSRSRPEGFVRALKVLREECEPERLICFARNVSRDDETVTVTSLSSAKAEMADMRTLVIVGNRLTRRIGRHVYTPRSYEMPSYA from the coding sequence ATGCCAAATGCAATCACAGGCCAGCTTTGCGTGGTTGGCCTTGGCCCGGGCCATGCGGACTTGCTGACGGAGCAGGTCAAAAAATCCATTGCCGAGGCCACGGATGCCTTTGGCTATTTCCCCTACGTTGAACGCCTGTCGGGCCTGGCCCATCTGCGCCTGCATGCCAGCGACAACCGCGAGGAGCTTGACCGCGCAAGAGCCGCCTTGAACGTCGCAGCCGAAGGCAGGAAAGTGCTGATGCTCTCGTCCGGCGACCCCGGTGTGTTTGCCATGGCCAGTGCCGTGTTCGAAGTTCTGGAACACGCAAGCCCCGACGAGCGCCAGCGCTGGAGTGCCCTGCAGATCGAGGTACAACCAGGCATCACGGCCATGCTGGCCGCAGCAGCCCGTCTGGGCGCACCGCTGGGCCATGATTTCTGCACCATCAATCTGTCGGACAACCTCAAGCCCGCCGCCGTGATAGAGCGTCGTATTCGTCTGGCCGCACAGGCCGATTTCGCCATGGCCTTCTACAACCCCTGCTCCAGGTCGCGACCCGAAGGCTTTGTCAGAGCCCTCAAGGTATTGCGCGAGGAGTGCGAGCCAGAGCGGCTGATCTGCTTTGCCCGCAATGTCAGCAGAGACGACGAGACCGTCACCGTCACATCCCTCTCATCGGCCAAGGCCGAGATGGCCGATATGCGAACCCTGGTGATTGTGGGCAATCGCCTGACCCGCCGGATAGGCCGGCATGTCTACACGCCGCGCAGCTACGAGATGCCTTCATATGCCTGA
- a CDS encoding precorrin-8X methylmutase translates to MSYQYEKHGEEIYRQSFSIIRREADLARFSALEERVACRMIHAAGMVELASHIHFSPDFAVTAEAALQAGAPILCDARMVSEGITRKRLPANNPIICTLQDARTPELALTMGNTRSAAALELWRGRLEGAVVAIGNAPTALFHLLNMLADPDCPRPAAIIGCPVGFVGAAESKAALREWAQIPFAIVEGRLGGSAITVAAVNALATPIE, encoded by the coding sequence ATGAGCTATCAATATGAAAAGCACGGTGAAGAGATTTACCGTCAGTCTTTCAGCATCATCCGCCGCGAAGCCGATCTGGCGCGCTTCAGCGCACTGGAAGAGCGCGTGGCCTGCCGGATGATCCATGCCGCAGGCATGGTGGAGCTGGCCTCTCACATTCATTTTTCACCGGACTTTGCGGTAACTGCAGAGGCGGCGCTGCAAGCGGGTGCCCCCATCCTCTGCGATGCCCGCATGGTCAGCGAAGGCATCACCCGCAAGCGGCTACCGGCCAACAACCCCATCATCTGCACGCTGCAGGATGCACGCACTCCCGAGCTGGCCCTGACCATGGGCAATACGCGCAGCGCTGCAGCCCTGGAGCTGTGGCGCGGCCGGCTGGAAGGCGCAGTGGTCGCCATCGGCAATGCCCCCACTGCCCTGTTTCATTTGCTGAACATGCTGGCAGATCCTGACTGCCCCCGCCCCGCCGCCATCATCGGCTGCCCTGTGGGCTTTGTGGGTGCAGCGGAATCCAAGGCTGCCTTGCGCGAGTGGGCGCAGATTCCCTTTGCCATTGTCGAGGGCCGCCTGGGTGGATCGGCCATCACCGTGGCGGCCGTCAATGCGCTGGCCACGCCCATAGAGTGA
- the cbiT gene encoding precorrin-6Y C5,15-methyltransferase (decarboxylating) subunit CbiT, which produces MANPWLSIIGIHPSGLQGLSAAALQDLNHAELVFGSPRHLELAQVGSRGRPWPVPFSVEPVLELRQQRQVAMLVSGDPFHFGAGASIAKHLEKGEWRNHPLPSTFSWISGQLGWPQEHTHCLGLHARSFETMTPLLAEGQRFICLLRDGAAAQEMAAWLTGQGWGHSPMWLISQAGSDAQNMREGLAQELSASLTEMPMSAPVAAAFEARGGASLSQVPGRCSAAFANDGQITKSPIRAMTLAALAPRKGECLWDLGAGSGSISVEWCLAGGNAVCVEQHAERVANISLNARRYAVPLKVIHGDSLSALSAIQPPAEAVFVGGGFTQELFDALCARLGSGWRLVVNAVALETQALLMELHRTHGGQLLQLQWSEAVPLGRMHSWQAARPIIQWIWSNSP; this is translated from the coding sequence ATGGCCAATCCGTGGCTTTCAATCATCGGGATCCACCCGTCTGGTTTGCAGGGCCTGAGTGCTGCCGCTTTGCAAGACCTGAACCATGCGGAGCTGGTATTTGGCAGCCCACGCCATCTGGAGCTGGCGCAGGTCGGCAGCCGTGGCCGCCCCTGGCCTGTTCCATTCAGCGTGGAACCCGTGCTTGAGCTACGCCAGCAGAGGCAGGTCGCCATGCTGGTCTCGGGCGATCCATTTCACTTCGGCGCAGGCGCATCGATTGCCAAGCACCTTGAAAAAGGGGAATGGCGCAACCACCCGTTGCCGTCCACATTTTCATGGATTTCCGGCCAGTTGGGCTGGCCCCAGGAACATACCCACTGCCTGGGCCTGCATGCGCGCAGCTTCGAGACGATGACGCCGTTGCTGGCCGAAGGCCAGCGCTTTATCTGCCTGCTGCGCGACGGCGCCGCCGCACAGGAAATGGCTGCATGGCTGACCGGGCAAGGCTGGGGCCACAGCCCTATGTGGCTGATCTCTCAAGCTGGCAGTGATGCACAGAACATGCGGGAAGGTCTGGCGCAGGAACTGAGCGCCAGCCTGACCGAAATGCCCATGAGCGCACCCGTTGCTGCGGCCTTTGAAGCACGGGGAGGTGCCAGCCTTTCACAAGTGCCTGGCCGCTGCAGCGCGGCATTTGCCAACGACGGTCAGATCACCAAAAGCCCCATCAGGGCCATGACCTTGGCGGCACTGGCACCTCGCAAAGGCGAGTGCTTGTGGGACCTGGGGGCGGGCTCTGGCTCGATCTCGGTCGAGTGGTGCCTGGCAGGAGGAAATGCTGTTTGCGTGGAACAGCATGCCGAGCGCGTAGCCAATATCTCGCTGAATGCCAGGCGCTACGCAGTACCGCTGAAAGTGATCCATGGCGACTCGCTTTCAGCCCTGTCTGCAATACAGCCCCCAGCAGAGGCGGTATTTGTAGGGGGCGGCTTCACACAGGAGCTGTTTGATGCGCTTTGCGCAAGGCTTGGCTCGGGCTGGCGCCTGGTCGTCAACGCGGTGGCGCTGGAGACTCAAGCGCTCCTGATGGAGCTGCATCGGACACATGGCGGCCAGTTGCTGCAGCTGCAATGGAGTGAGGCCGTGCCGCTTGGCCGCATGCACTCATGGCAAGCCGCGCGCCCCATCATTCAATGGATCTGGAGCAACTCTCCATGA
- the cobM gene encoding precorrin-4 C(11)-methyltransferase: MTVHFIGAGPGAADLITVRGRDLLAACPVCLYAGSLVPTELLAHCPGDVRLINTAPLSLDEIVAEMQAAHDQGQDVARLHSGDLSIWSAMGEQLRCLRERQIPYTVTPGVPAFSAVAAALEAELTLPGSCQSVVLTRTSGRASSMPEGEALAAFAATGAVLAIHLSVHVAQEVQQELSKHYGPDCPAAIVWRASWPDELIVRTHVGQLATAAQTNALQRSALILIGPTLSQQDFGLSRLYANDYDRRYRPRGDEPRFPAGTEGA; encoded by the coding sequence TTGACAGTTCATTTCATTGGCGCCGGCCCCGGCGCTGCCGACCTCATCACCGTGCGCGGCCGCGACTTGCTGGCCGCTTGCCCTGTCTGCCTTTATGCAGGGTCGCTGGTTCCCACCGAGCTGCTCGCTCACTGCCCTGGCGATGTGCGGCTGATCAACACGGCGCCTCTTTCCCTGGACGAGATCGTGGCCGAGATGCAAGCGGCCCACGACCAGGGCCAGGATGTCGCCCGCCTGCATTCCGGTGACTTGAGCATCTGGTCCGCCATGGGTGAGCAGCTTCGCTGCCTGCGCGAGCGCCAGATTCCCTATACGGTCACACCCGGTGTTCCAGCCTTCAGCGCCGTCGCCGCCGCGCTTGAGGCAGAGTTGACGCTGCCGGGATCCTGCCAGTCCGTGGTTCTGACCCGCACTTCGGGCCGCGCGTCAAGCATGCCAGAAGGTGAAGCACTGGCCGCATTTGCCGCCACGGGCGCCGTGCTGGCCATTCACCTTTCGGTACATGTGGCGCAAGAGGTTCAACAGGAGTTGAGCAAGCACTATGGCCCAGACTGCCCTGCAGCCATTGTGTGGCGCGCTTCATGGCCCGATGAGCTGATCGTGCGCACCCATGTGGGCCAGCTGGCAACAGCTGCACAAACCAATGCCTTGCAGCGCAGTGCCCTGATACTGATAGGCCCTACCTTGAGCCAGCAGGACTTTGGCCTGAGTCGGCTCTATGCCAACGACTACGACCGCCGCTACCGCCCTCGCGGGGATGAGCCACGCTTCCCCGCAGGTACGGAAGGCGCCTGA